Proteins co-encoded in one Arachis hypogaea cultivar Tifrunner chromosome 13, arahy.Tifrunner.gnm2.J5K5, whole genome shotgun sequence genomic window:
- the LOC112792521 gene encoding DELLA protein 2: MKREHHHLHPNPHDPSPSSVPAPSPPSSTPPTTSTIAGAYSGYSIHNGTTSSGKSKLWDECAAADGGMDELLAVVGYKVRSSDMAEVAQKLEQLEEAMGNARDGISQLSNDTVHFNPADISNWLETMINNLDVPPPPHPPLPQQHSVDSSSSSAAFLPQTESSTITTSVDRAFEDSSSSDYDLKAIAGKAIYTTAAATADSLSPSSKRVKPSPAESSSSTRPLVLVDSQENGIRLVHTLMACAEAVHQNNLSLAEALVKQIGFLAVSQVGAMRKVATYFAEALARRIYGLYPENPIHHSFSDMLQIHFYETCPYLKFAHFTANQAILEAFQGKNRVHVIDFSMNQGMQWPALMQALALRPGGPPAFRLTGIGPPAADNSDHLQEVGWKLAQLAETIHVEFEYRGFVANSLADLDASMLELRPSETEAVAVNSVFELHKLLARPGAVEKVLSVVRQIRPEIVTVVEQEANHNGPGFLDRFTESLHYYSTMFDSLEGSVNSQDKVMSEVYLGKQICNVVACEGVDRVERHETLGQWRTRFGSAGFTPVHLGSNAFKQASMLLALFAGGDGYRVEENNGCLMLGWHTRPLIATSAWQLATKSVVAH; encoded by the coding sequence ATGAAGAGGGAGCACCACCATCTACATCCCAACCCACACGATCCCTCACCCTCTTCCGTGCCTGCACCATCACCACCTTCATCTACGCCACCAACCACCTCCACCATCGCCGGAGCTTATTCCGGTTACTCAATCCACAACGGTACAACCTCTTCCGGAAAATCCAAGCTCTGGGACGAGTGCGCGGCGGCTGACGGCGGCATGGACGAGCTACTCGCGGTGGTTGGTTACAAGGTGAGGTCGTCGGATATGGCGGAAGTGGCGCAGAAGCTTGAGCAGCTTGAGGAAGCCATGGGGAACGCACGGGACGGAATCTCCCAACTCTCCAACGACACGGTTCACTTCAACCCCGCAGATATCTCCAACTGGCTCGAAACGATGATCAACAATCTCGACGTGCCGCCTCCTCCTCATCCACCGTTGCCGCAGCAACACTCCGTtgactcctcctcctcctccgccgCCTTCCTCCCCCAAACTGAATCCTCCACCATCACAACTTCCGTGGATAGGGCCTTCGAGGACAGCTCCTCCTCCGACTACGACCTCAAGGCCATCGCAGGCAAGGCAATATACACCACCGCCGCCGCCACCGCCGATTCCCTATCTCCTTCCTCCAAGCGCGTGAAACCCTCGCCTGCCGAGTCGTCGTCCTCGACTCGGCCCCTCGTACTGGTTGACTCGCAGGAGAATGGGATCCGACTCGTCCACACACTCATGGCGTGCGCGGAGGCTGTCCACCAGAACAACCTGTCTCTTGCGGAGGCGCTCGTAAAGCAGATCGGGTTCTTGGCGGTGTCTCAGGTTGGAGCCATGCGCAAAGTAGCCACCTACTTCGCCGAAGCCCTCGCTCGCCGGATCTACGGTCTATACCCGGAGAACCCGATCCACCACTCGTTCTCCGATATGCTCCAGATCCACTTTTACGAGACCTGTCCCTACCTCAAGTTCGCTCACTTCACCGCCAACCAGGCCATCCTCGAAGCGTTCCAGGGAAAGAACCGCGTCCACGTCATCGATTTCAGCATGAACCAGGGGATGCAGTGGCCAGCGCTCATGCAAGCCCTGGCTCTTCGTCCGGGCGGTCCACCGGCATTCCGGTTAACCGGAATCGGACCTCCGGCGGCAGACAACTCCGATCACTTGCAGGAGGTAGGTTGGAAGCTCGCTCAATTAGCCGAAACGATCCACGTCGAGTTCGAGTATAGAGGATTCGTCGCGAACAGCTTGGCGGATCTTGACGCCTCGATGCTGGAGCTGAGGCCGAGTGAGACCGAGGCGGTGGCGGTTAACTCGGTTTTCGAGCTGCACAAGCTGCTCGCTCGTCCTGGCGCGGTGGAGAAGGTTCTGTCGGTGGTGAGGCAGATTCGACCGGAGATCGTGACGGTGGTGGAGCAGGAGGCGAACCACAATGGACCGGGTTTTCTTGACCGGTTCACGGAGTCCCTGCACTACTACTCCACCATGTTCGACTCGCTTGAGGGTTCGGTAAACTCGCAGGACAAGGTGATGTCGGAGGTGTACCTTGGGAAACAGATCTGCAACGTGGTAGCGTGCGAAGGGGTGGACCGGGTCGAGAGGCACGAGACACTGGGTCAGTGGCGGACCCGATTTGGTTCTGCTGGGTTCACACCGGTCCACTTGGGTTCAAATGCCTTCAAGCAAGCGAGCATGTTGCTAGCACTGTTTGCGGGTGGGGATGGATACAGAGTGGAAGAGAATAACGGTTGCCTTATGCTTGGTTGGCATACTAGACCCTTGATTGCCACCTCCGCGTGGCAACTCGCCACCAAATCGGTGGTTGCTCACTGA